A stretch of Amycolatopsis balhimycina FH 1894 DNA encodes these proteins:
- a CDS encoding PadR family transcriptional regulator has translation MLELAILGFLAEGPLPGHELRRRITHLAGYSRPVSDGTLYPAINRLTKAGLIERRPAPGAGGGRYVLNLTAAGREDMLRRLREPAEHEITDFPRWFTILAFLSLLPDSAEQHAVLRRRLDFLEAPASFFYDGDTPLRAEQVSDPYRRGMLLTARTISRAERAWLHEALDGDGVRGADEQPGPQTHTRDRKD, from the coding sequence ATGCTCGAACTCGCGATCCTTGGCTTCCTCGCCGAAGGCCCCCTGCCTGGTCACGAGCTGCGCCGCCGCATCACGCACCTGGCCGGCTACAGCCGTCCGGTCAGCGACGGCACCCTCTACCCGGCGATCAACCGGCTGACGAAGGCCGGGCTGATCGAACGGCGCCCTGCCCCCGGGGCGGGCGGTGGGCGGTATGTGCTGAACCTGACCGCGGCAGGACGCGAGGACATGCTGCGGAGGCTGCGGGAACCGGCCGAGCACGAGATCACCGACTTCCCCCGCTGGTTCACGATCCTGGCGTTCCTGTCGCTGCTGCCCGACAGCGCCGAGCAGCACGCCGTGCTGCGACGCCGCCTGGACTTCCTGGAGGCCCCCGCCAGCTTCTTCTACGACGGAGACACGCCGCTGCGCGCTGAGCAGGTCAGTGATCCCTACCGGCGCGGCATGTTGCTCACCGCCCGCACTATCAGCCGCGCCGAGCGCGCTTGGCTCCACGAGGCCCTGGACGGCGACGGCGTCCGCGGGGCGGACGAGCAGCCCGGGCCCCAGACCCACACCCGTGATCGGAAGGACTGA
- a CDS encoding MFS transporter, which yields MWRHRVERQNPASSRHSGPGRRNRRRGLAPLRHRGFRYLLSGQLASNIGDACYAVALPWYVLAESGGTLLLGTTLVAYGLPRTALMAFGGLASDRWRPWTVMMVSDIVRTVAAAALAVAALLGPARAEFLVPVAVVLGAGEGLFLPGSFVIAPKLLPDTELQAGNALSYSGTQLSLLIGPALGSVVVPWLGVGAAFAVDAVTFALSALSLAGIRSASTPAVPRRHTVAGKPTLRRLLLGEPTLLVVLAITLAGSLGSGGLSEVAVPALAHGPLHTGAGGYGALLAALGAGALLGTVVAARLSRPRRPAVLCSAACLMQALMIGLAPYLGGAVTAGLALFGYGLCNALANIIMITALQRWAPPNLLGRVMGLLLLAGFGIFPISAAFGALLVDRLGPAPFFPVAGAILVAAVLGSMTQRRWRDLGRVPSHGRDGASET from the coding sequence ATGTGGCGACATCGAGTCGAGCGGCAGAATCCTGCTTCAAGCCGCCATTCCGGCCCAGGCCGTCGAAATCGACGGCGTGGCCTGGCACCGCTGCGCCATCGCGGCTTCCGGTACCTGTTGTCCGGGCAACTCGCCTCGAACATCGGCGATGCCTGCTATGCCGTCGCGCTGCCGTGGTACGTGCTGGCCGAGTCCGGCGGGACCCTGCTGCTCGGAACGACGTTGGTCGCCTATGGCCTGCCCCGTACCGCGCTGATGGCGTTCGGCGGCCTGGCGAGTGACCGATGGCGCCCGTGGACCGTGATGATGGTGTCGGACATCGTCCGCACGGTCGCTGCGGCGGCGCTCGCCGTCGCGGCCCTGCTCGGCCCGGCGCGGGCCGAGTTCCTGGTGCCCGTCGCGGTGGTGCTCGGCGCCGGCGAAGGCCTGTTCCTCCCCGGTTCGTTCGTGATCGCGCCGAAGCTGTTGCCGGACACGGAACTGCAGGCCGGAAACGCGCTCAGCTACAGCGGCACCCAGCTCTCCTTGCTGATCGGGCCGGCCCTCGGCAGTGTCGTCGTCCCATGGCTCGGCGTAGGAGCCGCGTTCGCGGTCGACGCGGTGACGTTCGCGCTCTCGGCACTCTCGCTGGCCGGCATCCGGTCTGCTTCGACGCCGGCTGTGCCTCGCCGGCACACCGTCGCGGGGAAGCCGACGTTGCGCCGGCTGTTGCTCGGGGAGCCGACGCTGCTGGTGGTCCTGGCGATTACGCTGGCCGGCTCCCTGGGCTCCGGTGGGCTCAGCGAGGTAGCCGTACCGGCGCTGGCGCACGGCCCCCTGCACACCGGCGCGGGCGGCTACGGTGCGCTGCTCGCGGCGCTGGGAGCGGGCGCCCTGCTGGGCACCGTGGTCGCAGCCCGGCTGAGCCGGCCTCGCCGGCCTGCTGTGCTCTGCTCCGCCGCGTGCCTGATGCAGGCGCTCATGATCGGCCTCGCACCATACCTGGGCGGCGCGGTCACGGCGGGTCTCGCACTGTTCGGTTACGGCCTGTGCAACGCCCTCGCCAACATCATCATGATCACCGCGTTGCAGCGCTGGGCTCCGCCGAACCTCCTCGGTCGCGTCATGGGCCTCCTGTTGCTGGCCGGGTTCGGCATCTTCCCGATTTCGGCCGCGTTCGGCGCCCTGCTGGTCGACAGGCTCGGGCCGGCGCCCTTCTTCCCGGTGGCCGGAGCCATCCTCGTGGCAGCAGTGCTGGGCTCGATGACCCAGCGCCGATGGCGCGACTTGGGAAGGGTGCCGTCGCACGGCCGTGACGGTGCTTCGGAAACCTGA